CAGGAGGGCCGACCAGGCGCGGTTCGTGTCGGCGTTGCCGTAGAGCACCACGCCGCGGTCACGCTCGCGCTCGGGTCGGAAGGCCGTGTCCGGTATGGCCTCCACGGAGGCATTGCCCCGATACCAGAGGGTCTCGGCATCGAGCCGCGCGCGCGCCTCGGCCCACGCGGCCTCCTCCGGCGAGCCGACTGTGCCCCACACGAGCAGCACCCGGTGATCGAATGCCAGCTTGAACGGCCCGGAGCGCCGTGGCCCCTTGCGGAACGGATCTGGATCGCCGGCGATGCTCCAGGCGCCGGCGGCGCGGCGCAGGCGGATCACGCCGCCGTGCGCCGGAGTCCGCGCCGGGCCCAACTCCTGGCCGTCGATCTCGAAGGAAACCGTGGCGGGCTCCGGCAGACCGGCGGCGTCGATGGCGAGCAGGGCGACGTTCGTCGTTGTGCCCGTGAAGCGCCGCCGGTGCGGGTCACGGCGCAGGTCGATCGTCGATGGCTGGAGCGGGCGCTGCTGCTCCTCGACGGTGGCCCAGTGGCAGCGCGCCGACACGCCGGGGTTGACGGTAACGAAGCGTACGTCGCGCACGGCCGCATCGGGCGGGAGGGCGTGTCGCGCGAACATGTCGAACATCGGCGGCCAGTCCATGCACTCGGCGCCGGGCTCGTCCGACGACTCCCACCAGTGGCCCGCGCCGGGCTGCTCGTGGTACTGCCAGTCGTGGTGGTTGGTGGCCAGAAGGGCTGCCATCGCGCGCGCCTCCGTCACCGGCACGTTGTCGTCGGCGCCGCCGTGCAGGATGTAGACGCCGTGCCAGCGGTAGTTGGGCGCCAGCGCGAGCGTATTGCTGGACGCGCCGGCCCGGCGGAAGATCGCGGCTGACCGGTCGTCGTGTGGCAAGCGCGCGCCGCCGGCATAGGACTGGAAGCTGATCCAGGCTGCGCTCGGGCCGATGGCGGCGAAGCGGTCCGGGTAGGTGGCCGCGATGTGCCACACACCGTGACCGCCCATCGAGTGGCCGGTCAGGTAGGTGCGCGCCGGGTCCGTCCTGAGTGTGCGGCGCGCCTCCTCCAGCACCTCCATCGCGTCCGCGCGGCCCCAGTCCTCCCAGTCGAAGCCGTACGGGCGGCGGTTGGTGGGGCAGACGATATGGGCCCAGGTCTTCGGCGCATAGGCGTCCGCGTTGCCGATGGCCTCCACGCTCGCCCCGTGCAGGCTCAGGACGAGGGCCGGGCGTCCGGCGGGCGCGCCGGGCGGCGGACAGGCGGGGTTCACCGCGTAGTACTGCACGCTGCCGTCGATGCCGCTCACGAACGTTCGCTTCCAGGTCTGGCGGGGCTCGCGGACGCGCAGCGCGCCCTGCGCCGCGTGCAGCGTGCGGCCGCGCGGGTCCAGCAGGCTCAGCGCGAGGAGCGCCTGGCCGCCGCCGCGGGGCGGCGAGACTCGCAAGGCGAAGCCCACCTTGCGCACGCTCAGCGGCGGCATCCAGGGAAGACGCGTTCGCGTGAGGCCGCTCTTCGGCGCTCCGGCCGCGAGGACGAGACCCTCACGCGGCTCGGTGGAGGCGTTCACCACGACGACGGCCCCCATCAGCCGTTCCGTCCGCCCGCGGATCAGGTCCGGCAGAGTGAGGTCGCCGGTGTCCAGCAGAACGGGTGCGGGCGGGTCGACGAGGCGCACACGCAGGCGACCGCGCCCGCAGGAGAAGAGCAACGCGTTTCGGCCCGCCGTGAGCGCCACGGGCAGACGCACGTAGCCATGCTCGTAGGGGTCCCCGGCGTGCGGCGTCCCGTTGACGTAGACCATCGAGTGCCCGGCCGCCTCCAGGAGCATCACGCGCGGCGCGGCCAGTTGCGCCGCGGCGCACGCATAGCCCGGCGCGAGCGCCCTCGACTGGAACAGGCCGTCCTTGCCGGCCTCCAGCTCCCGCCAGGTTCGCTGCCCTCCGCCGTCCATCTCCACGGTCTCGCCCTCGTGGGGCGGCCGCCATGCTCCGGCCACGATACGCTCCTGCACGGGGTCGCCTTGCAGCAGCGTGCGGCCGCCGGCGGCCATCGGGCCAACGACGAGGACCCGCGTAGGAGCGATCTCGATGCCCGACGCCGGGGCGACGGCGAGGCCCACGAGCGCGAGGCCAACGGCGGCGCGGAACGGCATGGCACTCACCTCCGGGGGAGTGGGGCCGGCGCTATGGCGTGCGGGCGGCGGCCCGCACGATGAACCAGGTGATGGCGCCCGACGCGAGGCGGACGGGCAGGTCGGCCGCCTGCGCGTCGTCCAGCGCGAGGGTGACCGCCCTGCCTCCTCGCTCGGCGAAGCGGGCCGCGCCGGAGAGCCCCGCGTAGTGCAGCGGCACGCGCAGGCGCCGGCGTATGGCCCTCGCTGTGGGGTTGTAGACCATCAGCAGGGCGCGCTCGTCGAGACGCGGGTTGACGTGCAGGATGGCGTCGAGGTCGCGCCTGTCGGGCCTCCGCAGGTGCACGATGTCCGAGTCCAGGATGGCCCGGTGCCTCTTGTAGAAGCCCACCCAACGACGCACAAGCTCCCGCGTCGCGTCCGTGTCGTACAGGCGAGGTCCGCGGTAGGCGGCCATCACGCCGCTCCCGAAGTTCTGCGCCAGGTGCCACTCGTAGTCGGCCAGATGCTCGGAGAGCGGCTCGAGCGTGGCGGCCGGCCCGCCGCCGTGGTACTCAACGAGCGGAACGAACATCCAGCCCATGCTGGCGGTCTTGCCGAACGTGCCATCGTAGATGTTCTGGCGCGCGATCAGAATCTGGCGGTCTCGAGGCAGGCTGAAGTTGGTCTCGCGGTAGCCCATGCCGCACTTGTTGCTGCCGCTCAGGTAGTACCAGTCCGGCGTGTTGACGTAGATGCCCCGGCGCCGGCACTCGCGGTAGAAGGCGCTGCAAGCCTCCCACTGGCGCACCTGCGAGTCGGCAAGGCCGCGATGGTGGGCGTGCGTGGTCGACGCGCACACGTCGCCGTGGTAGGGGCCGTCCGTCTCGATCACGTCGATGCCGGTCGCGTCGATGAAGCGCAGAACACGCTCGAAGTAGCCGTCGGCCCACCGCGAGGCCAAACAGGCGCTCTGACCGAACTTGCTGCCCGGCGCGCCCGTGTCGGGGGAGACGCAGTTGCTTTCCGGCCCCACATCGCGCGAGGCGCACATGAGCGTGTAGCCGCCGACCTGGATGCCCTTCGTGTGCGCGTAGTCCACGTCTGCCTTGACGCGAGCCAGGTAGGTGGGATCCAGGTTCTCGATCTCGAAGCCGCTCCAGAAGGTGAGGATCACCATCTCGAAGCCGACTTCGGCGCACTGGTCGATGGCCAGACGCACCGAGGCGGAGTCCGAGCTTCGCACATGCATGAAGATGGGGTTCTCGGCCGTCTGCGGGGCGAGCGCGCGGTAGAGGCGGCGTCGCGTCAGCCCCTGCCGCTCGCGATCGTCAGAGTCGAGGAGTGCCTCCACGGTGCCGAAGGACTCGAACGTTCCGCCTGGCGGGAGCAGCACGCCCGGCCCGAGCGGGTACCGGCTCGTGAGCAGGAGCGGGGCGCGGCGCTCGTAGTCGACCTGCGTGGCGTAGTCGGGGTCGGTGCCCCACGCCGTGGTCTCCATCCCCGCGAACGCGTAGCTGCTCTCAACGTGGAGGCGCGCCTTCTCCTGCTCGTTGATGGCCAGTACCTCGGTCTCCAGACCGGTTACCTCCACCGGCGTCGTGCCGCCGTTGCGCACCCGGATCCACTTGGCCAGCACCGGCAGGCCATCGTACATCTCGTAGCGCACGGTGACGGCGATGCCCGCGTGGCGTCCCGGAGGCGCGGCGAACTCGACGATGAGGGCGCGGCCGCGCGGCGGCCAGGGGGCGTCAGGCGCATGGCGCGCCGGTTTCCAGGGGTAGGGGGCCTCGGTCGCCCCGGCGCGCCAGCCCCTCACGCGGAAGGCGGCGGGGTCCGCCGGCATCGCGTCGAGCCAGCGCGGATCCAGGTAGGCGTAGTCCGGCTGCCCGATCAGGCCGCCGATCGCGTAGCGCACGCCGTCGAGGGCCATCACGGCCTCCGGCTTAACGCCGCGCAGCAGGCTCGCCCCGGTCACCAGGTTGTCGAGGCCGACCGTTGCCCAGTTGGGGGCGACGCGGAACGTGCGGCGGGCGAGCCCGTTGGCCAGGGTCACCTCGCGCCCGCCGGCGCTCCGGCGAACCACCGTCCGAGCGTGCGCCGGCTCCACGAGCCAGTCGCGGCGGGTGGGCGGAGCGCCCGCGGCCATGGCGCAGGCGACGATGGCGATAGTGGTCAGCACGGGGGGCCTCCTGGGCTCGCACTTGCCGGACGGTTCCTTTGCGCGGAGGGGGTCTGCCGCGCCGGGCAGCGCCGCCGGCCGGCCAGCGATGCCGACCACATCAGCGCACCTCCACCTCGCTCAGCATTGCCCAGCCGCGGTCGGGCCGAACCCGCACGCGCACGTAGCGAGCCCGGCTCGCCGCGGCCGAGCGCACCGTGTAGGCCGCCGCCACGCAGAGTCTGTCGTTCTCCGGGCTGCCGCTCTTGCGCGCGACCCCGAGCCGGGTCCACCGCTCGCCGTCCCTGGAGAGCTCGACGCCCAC
This portion of the Chthonomonadales bacterium genome encodes:
- a CDS encoding alpha-galactosidase, with the translated sequence MLTTIAIVACAMAAGAPPTRRDWLVEPAHARTVVRRSAGGREVTLANGLARRTFRVAPNWATVGLDNLVTGASLLRGVKPEAVMALDGVRYAIGGLIGQPDYAYLDPRWLDAMPADPAAFRVRGWRAGATEAPYPWKPARHAPDAPWPPRGRALIVEFAAPPGRHAGIAVTVRYEMYDGLPVLAKWIRVRNGGTTPVEVTGLETEVLAINEQEKARLHVESSYAFAGMETTAWGTDPDYATQVDYERRAPLLLTSRYPLGPGVLLPPGGTFESFGTVEALLDSDDRERQGLTRRRLYRALAPQTAENPIFMHVRSSDSASVRLAIDQCAEVGFEMVILTFWSGFEIENLDPTYLARVKADVDYAHTKGIQVGGYTLMCASRDVGPESNCVSPDTGAPGSKFGQSACLASRWADGYFERVLRFIDATGIDVIETDGPYHGDVCASTTHAHHRGLADSQVRQWEACSAFYRECRRRGIYVNTPDWYYLSGSNKCGMGYRETNFSLPRDRQILIARQNIYDGTFGKTASMGWMFVPLVEYHGGGPAATLEPLSEHLADYEWHLAQNFGSGVMAAYRGPRLYDTDATRELVRRWVGFYKRHRAILDSDIVHLRRPDRRDLDAILHVNPRLDERALLMVYNPTARAIRRRLRVPLHYAGLSGAARFAERGGRAVTLALDDAQAADLPVRLASGAITWFIVRAAARTP
- a CDS encoding prolyl oligopeptidase family serine peptidase, which encodes MPFRAAVGLALVGLAVAPASGIEIAPTRVLVVGPMAAGGRTLLQGDPVQERIVAGAWRPPHEGETVEMDGGGQRTWRELEAGKDGLFQSRALAPGYACAAAQLAAPRVMLLEAAGHSMVYVNGTPHAGDPYEHGYVRLPVALTAGRNALLFSCGRGRLRVRLVDPPAPVLLDTGDLTLPDLIRGRTERLMGAVVVVNASTEPREGLVLAAGAPKSGLTRTRLPWMPPLSVRKVGFALRVSPPRGGGQALLALSLLDPRGRTLHAAQGALRVREPRQTWKRTFVSGIDGSVQYYAVNPACPPPGAPAGRPALVLSLHGASVEAIGNADAYAPKTWAHIVCPTNRRPYGFDWEDWGRADAMEVLEEARRTLRTDPARTYLTGHSMGGHGVWHIAATYPDRFAAIGPSAAWISFQSYAGGARLPHDDRSAAIFRRAGASSNTLALAPNYRWHGVYILHGGADDNVPVTEARAMAALLATNHHDWQYHEQPGAGHWWESSDEPGAECMDWPPMFDMFARHALPPDAAVRDVRFVTVNPGVSARCHWATVEEQQRPLQPSTIDLRRDPHRRRFTGTTTNVALLAIDAAGLPEPATVSFEIDGQELGPARTPAHGGVIRLRRAAGAWSIAGDPDPFRKGPRRSGPFKLAFDHRVLLVWGTVGSPEEAAWAEARARLDAETLWYRGNASVEAIPDTAFRPERERDRGVVLYGNADTNRAWSALLGQSPVQVRRGEVRVGGRVWKGSDLACLFLRPRPGSDVACVAAVAGSGPVGMRLTDRLPYLVPGVAVPDCLVVGPEILSRGDAGVRTVGLFGADWSVEGGEFAGAGQTR